In the Euphorbia lathyris chromosome 5, ddEupLath1.1, whole genome shotgun sequence genome, one interval contains:
- the LOC136230143 gene encoding protein DA1-related 1-like isoform X1, producing the protein MGWLTKFFKGSSYKGQYEAKYGEERYWEEPRRSVDDSSDFDRDEIDCAIALSLSIEDLKGKKVIEEDDDSSQSDEDEKLVIPEEEERIAREKEAEAEAKRLARDAEAKRLAEEAEAKRLAGEAEAKRLAEVEEDERRARVEEDEKRRRAQLEEDEQLARAIQQSLSVDSPPRYGLGNGFSPYPYLFPSGYRICAGCNAEIGHGRFLSCMGAVWHPECFRCNSCNEPIADFEFSMSGSRPYHKSCYKESHHPRCDVCNLYIPTNSAGLVEYRAHPFWMQKYCPSHERDGTPRCCSCERMETRDARYLSLDDGRKLCLECLDSAIMDTHECQPLYFEIREFYEGLNMKVEQEIPMLLVERQALNEAMEGEKNGHQHLPETRGLCLSEEHTISTVSRRPRIGAGYRFIDLITEPYRLSRRCEVTAILILYGLPRYSNHMIITFKIFSCIHTKTPVHRLLTGSILAHEMMHAWLRLKGYPNLRPEVEEGICQVLAHMWLDSEIYSSSGNDEGSSSSSAASSSSSSPASSSSTSSKKGQHSDFEKKLGEFFKHQIESDASVAYGDGFREGNRAVGKYGLRTTLEHIRLTGSFPV; encoded by the exons ATGGGTTGGCTAACCAAATTTTTTAAAGGTTCTAGCTATAAAGGGCAGTATGAAGCCAAGTATGGAGAAGAAAGATATTGGGAGGAGCCTCGCCGTTCCGTG GATGATTCGTCAGATTTTGACAGAGACGAGATTGATTGTGCAATTGCACTTTCCCTTTCAATAGAGGATCTAAAAGGGAAGAAGGTTATTG AGGAGGATGATGACTCCTCTCAGTCAGATGAAGATGAGAAGCTTGTGATACCTGAGGAAGAGGAAAGGATAGCAAGAGAAAAGGAAGCGGAAGCAGAAGCTAAAAGGCTTGCAAGAGACGCGGAAGCTAAAAGGCttgcagaagaagcagaagctaAAAGGCTTGCAGGAGAAGCAGAAGCTAAAAGGCTTGCAGAAGTAGAGGAAGATGAAAGGCGTGCAAGAGTGGAGGAAGATGAAAAGCGTCGAAGAGCTCAGTTGGAGGAAGATGAACAACTTGCCAGGGCTATTCAGCAGAGTTTGAGTGTCGACTCACCTCCCAGATATGGTCTCGGAAACGGATTTTCACCTTATCCATATCTTTTTCCATCTGGTTACAG GATCTGTGCTGGATGCAACGCTGAAATTGGTCATGGACGTTTTCTCAGCTGCATGGGTGCTGTTTGGCATCCAGAATGTTTTCGTTGCAATTCTTGCAATGAACCAATTGCTGATTTTGAG TTTTCTATGTCTGGGAGTCGCCCTTACCACAAATCATGCTATAAGGAAAGCCATCATCCAAGATGTGATGTTTGCAACCTCTAT ATCCCGACAAATTCAGCCGGTCTGGTTGAGTACAGGGCACATCCTTTCTGGATGCAAAAATATTGCCCCTCACACGAGCGTGATGGGACTCCTCGGTGCTGTAGTTGCGAAAGAATGGAG ACCAGAGACGCAAGATATCTATCACTTGATGATGGTCGGAAGCTATGCTTAGAGTGTCTTGACTCGGCGATAATGGATACTCATGAATGCCAACCTCTTTACTTCGAGATAAGAGAATTTTATGAAGGTTTGAATATGAAGGTGGAGCAAGAAATCCCTATGCTTTTGGTCGAGAGACAAGCGTTGAACGAGGCAATGGAGGGAGAAAAGAAT GGTCATCAACATTTGCCCGAGACTCGAGGACTTTGCTTATCAGAAGAACATACTATCAGCACT GTTTCGAGGAGACCAAGGATTGGGGCAGGCTACCGATTCATCGACCTAATAACCGAACCATATAGATTAAGCCGTCGGTGTGAAGTCACTGCAATTCTCATTTTATATGGTCTACCTAGGTACTCTAATCATATGATCATCACATTTAAGATTTTTTCATGTATACATACTAAAACACCGGTTCACAGATTGTTGACAGGTTCAATCCTGGCACACGAAATGATGCACGCATGGCTCCGGCTCAAAGGTTATCCGAACCTACGTCCAGAGGTGGAAGAAGGTATATGCCAGGTGTTAGCTCATATGTGGTTGGATTCTGAGATATACTCGAGTTCTGGAAACGACGAAGGTTCATCGTCTTCATCAGCAgcatcttcatcatcatcgtcTCCAGCGTCATCTTCGTCTACATCTTCGAAGAAGGGGCAACACTCCGATTTCGAGAAGAAACTTGGTGAGTTTTTTAAACACCAGATCGAGTCGGATGCATCAGTAGCATATGGAGATGGATTCAGGGAAGGTAACCGGGCAGTGGGGAAATATGGACTTAGGACTACACTTGAGCATATCCGGCTGACAGGAAGCTTTCCGGTTTGA
- the LOC136230143 gene encoding protein DA1-related 1-like isoform X2 has product MGWLTKFFKGSSYKGQYEAKYGEERYWEEPRRSVDDSSDFDRDEIDCAIALSLSIEDLKGKKVIEEDDDSSQSDEDEKLVIPEEEERIAREKEAEAEAKRLARDAEAKRLAEEAEAKRLAGEAEAKRLAEVEEDERRARVEEDEKRRRAQLEEDEQLARAIQQSLSVDSPPRYGLGNGFSPYPYLFPSGYRICAGCNAEIGHGRFLSCMGAVWHPECFRCNSCNEPIADFEFSMSGSRPYHKSCYKESHHPRCDVCNLYIPTNSAGLVEYRAHPFWMQKYCPSHERDGTPRCCSCERMETRDARYLSLDDGRKLCLECLDSAIMDTHECQPLYFEIREFYEGLNMKVEQEIPMLLVERQALNEAMEGEKNGHQHLPETRGLCLSEEHTISTVSRRPRIGAGYRFIDLITEPYRLSRRCEVTAILILYGLPRLLTGSILAHEMMHAWLRLKGYPNLRPEVEEGICQVLAHMWLDSEIYSSSGNDEGSSSSSAASSSSSSPASSSSTSSKKGQHSDFEKKLGEFFKHQIESDASVAYGDGFREGNRAVGKYGLRTTLEHIRLTGSFPV; this is encoded by the exons ATGGGTTGGCTAACCAAATTTTTTAAAGGTTCTAGCTATAAAGGGCAGTATGAAGCCAAGTATGGAGAAGAAAGATATTGGGAGGAGCCTCGCCGTTCCGTG GATGATTCGTCAGATTTTGACAGAGACGAGATTGATTGTGCAATTGCACTTTCCCTTTCAATAGAGGATCTAAAAGGGAAGAAGGTTATTG AGGAGGATGATGACTCCTCTCAGTCAGATGAAGATGAGAAGCTTGTGATACCTGAGGAAGAGGAAAGGATAGCAAGAGAAAAGGAAGCGGAAGCAGAAGCTAAAAGGCTTGCAAGAGACGCGGAAGCTAAAAGGCttgcagaagaagcagaagctaAAAGGCTTGCAGGAGAAGCAGAAGCTAAAAGGCTTGCAGAAGTAGAGGAAGATGAAAGGCGTGCAAGAGTGGAGGAAGATGAAAAGCGTCGAAGAGCTCAGTTGGAGGAAGATGAACAACTTGCCAGGGCTATTCAGCAGAGTTTGAGTGTCGACTCACCTCCCAGATATGGTCTCGGAAACGGATTTTCACCTTATCCATATCTTTTTCCATCTGGTTACAG GATCTGTGCTGGATGCAACGCTGAAATTGGTCATGGACGTTTTCTCAGCTGCATGGGTGCTGTTTGGCATCCAGAATGTTTTCGTTGCAATTCTTGCAATGAACCAATTGCTGATTTTGAG TTTTCTATGTCTGGGAGTCGCCCTTACCACAAATCATGCTATAAGGAAAGCCATCATCCAAGATGTGATGTTTGCAACCTCTAT ATCCCGACAAATTCAGCCGGTCTGGTTGAGTACAGGGCACATCCTTTCTGGATGCAAAAATATTGCCCCTCACACGAGCGTGATGGGACTCCTCGGTGCTGTAGTTGCGAAAGAATGGAG ACCAGAGACGCAAGATATCTATCACTTGATGATGGTCGGAAGCTATGCTTAGAGTGTCTTGACTCGGCGATAATGGATACTCATGAATGCCAACCTCTTTACTTCGAGATAAGAGAATTTTATGAAGGTTTGAATATGAAGGTGGAGCAAGAAATCCCTATGCTTTTGGTCGAGAGACAAGCGTTGAACGAGGCAATGGAGGGAGAAAAGAAT GGTCATCAACATTTGCCCGAGACTCGAGGACTTTGCTTATCAGAAGAACATACTATCAGCACT GTTTCGAGGAGACCAAGGATTGGGGCAGGCTACCGATTCATCGACCTAATAACCGAACCATATAGATTAAGCCGTCGGTGTGAAGTCACTGCAATTCTCATTTTATATGGTCTACCTAG ATTGTTGACAGGTTCAATCCTGGCACACGAAATGATGCACGCATGGCTCCGGCTCAAAGGTTATCCGAACCTACGTCCAGAGGTGGAAGAAGGTATATGCCAGGTGTTAGCTCATATGTGGTTGGATTCTGAGATATACTCGAGTTCTGGAAACGACGAAGGTTCATCGTCTTCATCAGCAgcatcttcatcatcatcgtcTCCAGCGTCATCTTCGTCTACATCTTCGAAGAAGGGGCAACACTCCGATTTCGAGAAGAAACTTGGTGAGTTTTTTAAACACCAGATCGAGTCGGATGCATCAGTAGCATATGGAGATGGATTCAGGGAAGGTAACCGGGCAGTGGGGAAATATGGACTTAGGACTACACTTGAGCATATCCGGCTGACAGGAAGCTTTCCGGTTTGA